Genomic window (Streptomyces sp. NBC_00078):
GGCCGACGACTACGTCGACTCCAAGCTCGCCAACTTCGAGGTCGTCCTCACCAAGACGCTCGGCTCCGTCGGCCGCGGCCGCGAGAAGCTGCTCGGCACCGGTCCGGGTGTCGACGAACAGGGCTACGAGGACGAGGACGCCCCCGAGCGCAGCCACGACCCGGAGACCCTGCGCAAGGACGCCGATGCCTACGTCGACGTCAAGCTCGGCGCCTTCGAGGCGGTCCTCGCCAAGACCCTGGAGGCCGTCGGCCGCGGCCGCCAGAAGCTGCACGGCCGGATCGCCACCGACGACCTCGGTGCCCTCGCCGACGATGCCGCCGCCCTGCAGCACTCCAGCGACGCCGACTACCTGACCGACCTCGCCGCCCTCACGCAGCAGGAGACCACCCAGGCCGAGCAGTCCGCCCAGCAGCGGGCGTACGCGGAGCCACAGCCGGCATACGGCTACCAGCAGCAGACCGAGCCCTACGCCGGCGGCTACCAGCAGCAGGGCTACGGCGGACAGGACGCCTACGGCTACCAGCAGGCCGATCCGTACGCGTACCAGGGCTACGACGCCCAGCAGGCGGCGTACGACCCGAACCAGGGGCAGCAGGCACACCAGGTGCAGCAGGGCCACCAGGCGCATCAGGACCACCAGGCGTACGCCCTCGACGAGACCAGCCTCTTCGACACCGGCATGATCACGCCCGAGCAGCTCAGGGCGTACGAGCAGGGCCGAGGCCAGTAAGGAACCACCGGATTGGGCCGTGAGGGAAAGGTCCAGTATCCTGGCTCTTCGGTCGCGTGTACGTCCGCGATCTGCGCTGCCCGGCAACACCGAGGGCAGCGTCCCTCTGAGCTCGAAGATCGAAAGCAGGAATGGCTCTGAACGCCCGCCTCGACCACCGCAAGCCTCTCGTGTTCGACACACACGAGCTGGGGCGGCGGCCCGGTGCGCTGCAGCGCCTGACCCGCCAGATCGACGCTCCCAAGGATCTCGGGATCGCGGGAGTCATCGGAGTGCCGGAAGGCGCCCCGCTGGAGCTCGCACTCCGGCTCGAGTCGGTCATGGAAGGGGTGCTTGTCACAGGCACCGCCCGTGCACAGGCCGAGGGGGAGTGCGTAAGGTGTCTGGAGCCGCTAGAGCTGGTGCTCGAAGCGGAATTCCAGGAGATGTTCTCGTACCATGACGCCGACGATCGGGGCCGCCCCAGGGCGGAGCCGACCGACGACGCCGAGGGATCCGCAGAAAACGAGGACAGGCTCTTCATCGAGGACGGACTGTTCGACCTCGAACCCGTGCTGCGGGATGCGGTGGTGCTCGCACTGCCGATGCAGCCGGTGTGCCAGGACGACTGCCTGGGCCTGTGCTCCGAGTGCGGAGCGCGACTCACGGACGACCCGGACCACCACCACGATGCCGTCGACATCCGTTGGGCGGCACTGCAGGGACTCGCCGGTTCACTCGAAGATGGCGAGAAGGACGAGATGAGCGGCGCTGACGCGGAAGCGGGCGTCGACGAGAAGCAGGAGAAGTAGCCGTGGCTGTTCCGAAGCGGAAGATGTCGCGCAGCAACACGCGCCACCGCCGGTCGCAGTGGAAGGCTGCGGTCCCCACCCTGGTTGCGTGCGAGCGCTGCCACGAGCCCAAGCTGCAGCACATTGCGTGCCCGTCTTGCGGCACTTATAACAAGCGCCAGGTCCTCGAGGTCTGAGCGGCTGGTGAGAGGCACCGTGTCCACTGCCAAGAAGGCGGATGACGCCAAGGCGGACCCATCCGCCAAGAAGAAAGCGGACAACACGGCCTCGTCCCACACGCTTCTGGAAGGGCGGCTCGGGTACAAGCTCGAGTCCGCCCTTCTGGTGCGTGCGCTGACCCACCGTTCGTACGCATACGAGAACGGCGGTCTGCCGACCAACGAGCGGCTGGAGTTCCTCGGGGACTCCGTGCTGGGCCTCGTGGTCACGGACACGCTGTACACCACCCACCCCGACCTGCCCGAAGGCCAGCTGGCCAAGTTGCGGGCCGCGGTGGTCAACTCACGTGCGTTGGCGGAGGTCGGTCGTGGTCTCGACCTGGGCTCATTCATCCGGCTCGGCCGGGGTGAAGAAGGCACAGGCGGCCGGGACAAGGCGTCCATCCTCGCCGACACCCTTGAAGCGGTGATCGGCGCGGTCTATCTCGACCAGGGCCTCGACGCGGCCTCCGAACTGGTGCATCGCCTGTTCGACCCGCTGATCGAGAAGTCCTCGAACCTCGGGGCCGGCCTGGACTGGAAGACCAGCCTCCAGGAGCTCACCGCGACCGAGAGCCTCGGCGTGCCCGAGTACCTGGTCACGGAGACCGGCCCCGATCACGAGAAGACCTTCACTGCTGCCGCCCGCGTCGGAGGCGTCTCGTACGGCACCGGCACCGGCCGCAGCAAGAAGGAGGCGGAGCAGCAGGCCGCCGAGTCCGCATGGCGGTCCATCCGGGCCGCAGCGGACGAGCGCGCCGAGAAGGCGGCAGCCGAGAAGGCCGCCCTGGACGGCGACGAAGGCCCGACGTCCGTCTCTGCCTGACGAACAGCGCCTCCTGAGCAGCGCCCGT
Coding sequences:
- a CDS encoding DivIVA domain-containing protein, yielding MDVQKKLDEIVAAVSSARAMPMSASCVINRADLLALLEEVRAAMPDSLAQAQELIGGREEMVEQARQEADRIIGQAHAERGSLISDTEVARRSQAEADRILTEARQEAEEIRAEADDYVDSKLANFEVVLTKTLGSVGRGREKLLGTGPGVDEQGYEDEDAPERSHDPETLRKDADAYVDVKLGAFEAVLAKTLEAVGRGRQKLHGRIATDDLGALADDAAALQHSSDADYLTDLAALTQQETTQAEQSAQQRAYAEPQPAYGYQQQTEPYAGGYQQQGYGGQDAYGYQQADPYAYQGYDAQQAAYDPNQGQQAHQVQQGHQAHQDHQAYALDETSLFDTGMITPEQLRAYEQGRGQ
- a CDS encoding DUF177 domain-containing protein, which codes for MALNARLDHRKPLVFDTHELGRRPGALQRLTRQIDAPKDLGIAGVIGVPEGAPLELALRLESVMEGVLVTGTARAQAEGECVRCLEPLELVLEAEFQEMFSYHDADDRGRPRAEPTDDAEGSAENEDRLFIEDGLFDLEPVLRDAVVLALPMQPVCQDDCLGLCSECGARLTDDPDHHHDAVDIRWAALQGLAGSLEDGEKDEMSGADAEAGVDEKQEK
- the rpmF gene encoding 50S ribosomal protein L32; protein product: MAVPKRKMSRSNTRHRRSQWKAAVPTLVACERCHEPKLQHIACPSCGTYNKRQVLEV
- the rnc gene encoding ribonuclease III, whose translation is MRGTVSTAKKADDAKADPSAKKKADNTASSHTLLEGRLGYKLESALLVRALTHRSYAYENGGLPTNERLEFLGDSVLGLVVTDTLYTTHPDLPEGQLAKLRAAVVNSRALAEVGRGLDLGSFIRLGRGEEGTGGRDKASILADTLEAVIGAVYLDQGLDAASELVHRLFDPLIEKSSNLGAGLDWKTSLQELTATESLGVPEYLVTETGPDHEKTFTAAARVGGVSYGTGTGRSKKEAEQQAAESAWRSIRAAADERAEKAAAEKAALDGDEGPTSVSA